A genomic stretch from Oreochromis niloticus isolate F11D_XX linkage group LG11, O_niloticus_UMD_NMBU, whole genome shotgun sequence includes:
- the twist1b gene encoding twist-related protein 1b, which yields MSEENLGEESGSSPVSPVDSLSNSEGELDRQPKRCGRKRRPSRKNGEDSDSPTPGKRGKKSSSSSPQSFEELQSQRVMANVRERQRTQSLNEAFAALRKIIPTLPSDKLSKIQTLKLAARYIDFLCQVLQSDELDSKMSSCSYVAHERLSYAFSVWRMEGAWSMSTSH from the coding sequence ATGTCTGAGGAAAATCTGGGGGAAGAATCGGGCAGCTCCCCAGTCTCTCCTGTGGACAGCCTGAGCAACAGCGAGGGGGAGCTGGACAGACAGCCGAAGAGAtgtgggaggaagaggagaccGAGCAGGAAAAATGGGGAGGACTCAGATAGCCCGACCCCTGGGAAAAGAGGGAAgaagtccagcagcagcagcccccAGTCTTTCGAGGAGCTCCAATCGCAGCGGGTCATGGCCAACGTCCGGGAGCGACAGAGGACCCAGTCTCTGAACGAGGCTTTCGCGGCTCTTCGGAAAATTATCCCCACTTTACCCTCGGACAAACTCAGCAAAATACAGACCCTAAAACTTGCAGCCAGATACATCGACTTCCTCTGCCAGGTGCTGCAGAGCGACGAGCTGGACTCCAAAATGTCAAGCTGCAGTTATGTGGCTCACGAGAGGCTGAGCTACGCCTTCTCTGTGTGGAGGATGGAGGGCGCTTGGTCCATGTCAACATCTCACTAG